The Euphorbia lathyris chromosome 2, ddEupLath1.1, whole genome shotgun sequence genome includes a window with the following:
- the LOC136218033 gene encoding acetolactate synthase small subunit 1, chloroplastic-like, translating to MAAATIQTFKSSSFPSVSPAFSVSRGGGNSITIPISKFTCKHYLAKRFLKVSATAADNVSKLSHTPFSNNGSASPRAVSKVRRHTISVFVGDESGMINRIAGVFARRGFNIESLAVGLNKDKALFTIVVSGTERVLQQVVEQLQKLVNVLKVEDLSSEPQVERELMLIKLNADADNRAEIMWLVDIFRAKIVDISENSVTIEVTGDPGKMVAVERNLSKFGIKEIARTGKIALRREKMGACAPFWRFSAASYPDLGETRADDALLASKPIPVIGEDTTSAGGDVYPVESSDSFTVTQVLDAHWGVLNEEDTTGLRSHTLSMIVNDSPGVLNIVTGVFARRGYNIQSLAVGHSEIEGRSRITTVVPGTDESISKLAQQLYKLIDLHEVQDLTHLPFAERELMLIKIAVNAAARRDVLDIASIFRARAIDVSDHTITLELTGDLDKMVALQRLLEPYGICEVARTGRIALVRESGVDSKYLRGYSFPI from the exons ATGGCCGCCGCAACAATTCAAACCTTCAAAtcgtcttcttttccttctgtaTCTCCTGCTTTCAGTGTTTCTCGCGGTGGAGGCAACTCGATTACTATACCCATCTCAAAATTCACTTGTAAGCATTATCTTGCTAAAAGGTTTCTTAAGGTCTCTGCTACAGCTGCTGACAATGTTAGCAAATTATCTCATACTCCTTTCTCCAATAATGGCTCTGCATCTCCAAGGGCCGTATCAAA ggTGAGGCGACATACCATTTCTGTGTTTGTTGGGGATGAAAGTGGAATGATTAATCGCATTGCTGGGGTTTTTGCAAGAAGGGGATTTAATATTGAGTCCCTTGCTGTTGGTCTTAATAAGGACAAGGCACTTTTCACTATAGTTGTCTCTGGAACTGAAAGGGTATTGCAACAAGTTGTGGAGCAACTGCAGAAACTTGTTAATGTTTTGAAG GTTGAAGATCTATCTTCTGAGCCACAGGTAGAACGTGAACTAATGCTTATCAAACTAAATGCAGATGCTGATAACCGTGCTGAG aTCATGTGGTTGGTGGACATTTTCAGAGCAAAAATAGTGGATatctctgagaactcagtaacAATCGAG GTGACTGGAGATCCAGGGAAGATGGTTGCGGTTGAGAGAAACTTAAGCAAGTTTGGAATCAAAGAAATTGCAAGAACTGGAAAG ATTGCATTGAGAAGGGAAAAAATGGGTGCTTGTGCTCCCTTTTGGCGATTTTCAGCTGCTTCATATCCTGATCTTGGAGAGACAAGAGCTGATGATGCTCTTTTGGCATCTAAACCTATACCAGTCATAGGTGAAGACACCACATCAGCAGGG GGGGATGTTTATCCAGTGGAGTCATCTGACAGCTTTACCGTAACTCAAGTTCTTGATGCTCATTGGGGTGTTCTCAATGAGGAAGAC ACAACTGGACTTCGATCTCACACTCTATCCATGATTGTAAATGATTCTCCTGGAGTTCTCAACATTGTTACTGGGGTATTTGCTCGAAGGGGCTATAATATCCAG AGTTTGGCTGTTGGACATTCAGAAATAGAGGGACGCTCACGAATTACAACAGTTGTGCCTGGTACAGATGAATCAATTAGCAAGTTGGCGCAGCAACTTTACAAGCTAATAGACCTGCACGAG GTTCAGGATCTTACCCACTTACCATTTGCTGAACGAGAATTAATGTTGATTAAAATTGCCGTGAATGCTGCTGCACGACGTGATGTCCTTGACATTGCTAGCATATTCAGGGCTAGAGCCATTGATGTTTCGGACCACACAATAACTCTTGAG CTTACAGGAGATCTGGACAAGATGGTTGCACTACAGAGGTTGTTGGAACCGTATGGCATTTGCGAG GTGGCAAGAACAGGGCGAATAGCATTAGTCCGAGAGTCGGGTGTGGATTCAAAATATCTCCGTGGATATTCATTTCCTATATAA